A genomic segment from Aspergillus puulaauensis MK2 DNA, chromosome 1, nearly complete sequence encodes:
- a CDS encoding uncharacterized protein (COG:I;~EggNog:ENOG410PN99;~InterPro:IPR005079;~MEROPS:MER0004220;~PFAM:PF03417), translated as MTQENPDTTSANSWHGVPEVIAHGEPWEIGYAHGSQIPDRIIQCIKNYKTLFHETAETDWTESKERASTYLAALQQNEPDLVDEMRGIAAGAGVGFLDILALNLRSEISLTNYSDGCTSIAAVAGDASMTGSGVYLGQNWDWVGEAATSTAFFDIRKTGRPRIRMIGEAGIVAKFGINDAGVGVCMNAIKCGTVDKSQLPVHLAMRRVLECRSFDEALGMLEKKGVASCVNLMIADRSGKIATIECTPKGLVPVFPEDGSSFVFHTNHLWSPNIPAGIRDHPSKNSFTRLERIKRLSHGEVASMGKIRTWLSDEEGKPASICRYTPPGARGLERMETLLTVIMDIRKSKVEVSFGKPSLSPPVRTIAI; from the coding sequence ATGACACAGGAAAATCcagacaccaccagcgccaACTCATGGCACGGAGTTCCTGAGGTCATCGCCCATGGAGAACCGTGGGAGATTGGATACGCACACGGCAGCCAAATCCCAGACCGAATAATCCAGTGCATCAAAAACTACAAAACACTCTTCCACGAAACCGCCGAGACTGACTGGACCGAGTCAAAGGAGCGCGCATCTACATACCTCGCCGCCCTGCAACAGAACGAGCCGGATCTCGTGGATGAAATGCGAGGCATCGCCGCCGGAGCCGGCGTTGGGTTCTTGGATATTCTAGCTCTGAATCTGCGCAGTGAGATCTCCTTGACGAATTATTCTGATGGGTGTACTTCTATTGCGGCTGTGGCTGGGGATGCTAGTATGACTGGTTCAGGGGTATATCTAGGGCAgaactgggactgggtggGCGAGGCAGCAACTTCAACAGCGTTTTTCGACATCCGCAAGACCGGACGGCCTCGCATCCGCATGATTGGGGAAGCGGGGATCGTGGCCAAGTTCGGCATTAACGATGCAGGAGTTGGCGTGTGCATGAATGCTATCAAATGTGGGACAGTGGACAAGTCGCAGCTACCGGTGCACCTGGCGATGCGGCGGGTTCTTGAATGCAGGTCGTTTGACGAAGCATTGGGTATGCTGGAAAAGAAGGGAGTGGCCTCTTGTGTCAATCTGATGATTGCAGACAGGAGTGGGAAGATTGCGACTATCGAGTGCACTCCAAAGGGGCTGGTACCTGTCTTTCCTGAAGATGGAAGCTCGTTCGTATTCCATACGAACCATCTTTGGTCCCCCAATATCCCTGCTGGGATTCGGGATCATCCATCCAAGAACTCGTTTACCAGGCTTGAACGCATTAAGAGGCTAAGCCATGGGGAGGTGGCTAGCATGGGAAAGATCAGAACCTGGCTTTCCGATGAAGAAGGTAAACCGGCGTCAATCTGTCGGTATACACCACCTGGTGCTCGTGGGCTTGAGAGGATGGAGACTTTGCTCACGGTCATTATGGACATTCGAAAGTCAAAGGTTGAGGTATCCTTTGGAAAGCCTAGTCTATCTCCTCCTGTGCGGACCATTGCAATCTAG
- a CDS encoding cytochrome P450 (COG:Q;~EggNog:ENOG410PUEJ;~InterPro:IPR001128,IPR017972,IPR002401,IPR036396;~PFAM:PF00067;~TransMembrane:2 (o6-24i168-186o);~go_function: GO:0005506 - iron ion binding [Evidence IEA];~go_function: GO:0016705 - oxidoreductase activity, acting on paired donors, with incorporation or reduction of molecular oxygen [Evidence IEA];~go_function: GO:0020037 - heme binding [Evidence IEA];~go_process: GO:0055114 - oxidation-reduction process [Evidence IEA]), which translates to MLLPVLLSLSIYTIFLHPIALYLLDKKNLRQYPSPSISSLSILWRLSQILQNKHYKSIYDAHQKYGTHVRIGPTQLSISDPRAMNDIYGHRANFAKDEFYDAGSGPHRSMADTRDREEHQRKRKMLAHAFAQKTIVGLEELVRTGVVDLVAQFDTYASSKKDMNVRRVLNYFAIDFMGLVLFGESLDCVRRGDDLVDATSSEGEGVYQVPFVKTLHNIHMHTVLTGAEPALLPLTSPLLSWHPGVRSGKDWGNVIKNLYQKRLAVPDPESQPDVFSKFLRNSKGEEMNLDPAEIMVECAVIMNAGSETNTAALVSVIYHIYKHPAVLERLRGEIDAAVPLNTGQDIPPYHALAALPYLRACIDEGLRIQPASTQGFPRVVPKGGRMIAGRFVEEGVTVSVPTYTLLQDPTAFENPFEYNPSRWLTGDKSKLHAAFYPFSHGPRACIGRNISYFEHVLAVGTIVRLFDIELLNELVTIERFNGNPGELFGMVKRRVGLQQQ; encoded by the exons ATGCTGCTTCCTG TCCTCCTATCCCTATCAATCtacaccatcttcctccaccccATAGccctctacctcctcgacaAAAAGAACCTCCGCCAAtatccctccccctccatctcctccctctccatcctctggCGCCTCTCCCAAATCCTGCAGAACAAACACTACAAATCCATCTACGACGCGCACCAAAAGTACGGCACACACGTCCGCATCGGACCAACCCAGCTCTCCATCTCGGACCCGCGCGCCATGAACGACATCTACGGCCACAGGGCGAATTTCGCCAAAGATGAATTCTACGATGCAGGGTCCGGGCCGCATCGCTCGATGGCGGATACGAGGGACAGAGAGGAGCAtcagaggaagaggaagatgctggCGCATGCGTTTGCGCAGAAGACGATTGTGGGAttggaggagttggtgaGGACGGGGGTTGTTGACTTGGTGGCACAATTCGATACCTACGCCAGCAGCAAAAAGGACATGAATGTGAGGCGGGTTTTGAATTACTTCGCTATTGATTTCATGGGCCTTGTGCTCTTTGGGGAGTCGCTGGATTGTGTGCGGAGGGGGgatgatcttgttgatgcgACGAGTtcagagggagagggggtaTATCAGGTTCCCTTTGTGAAGACGCTGCATAACATCCATATGCATACTGTTCTTACGGGGGCAGAACCGGCTTTGCTTCCTCTTACCAGTCCGCTGCTATCATGGCATCCGGGCGTCCGATCCGGCAAGGACTGGGGGAATGTCATCAAGAACCTCTACCAGAAACGCCTGGCAGTTCCGGATCCAGAATCCCAGCCTGATGTCTTCTCCAAGTTCCTCAGAAACAGTAAAGGAGAGGAAATGAACCTGGACCCGGCGGAGATCATGGTCGAGTGCGCCGTGATCATGAACGCAGGGAGCGAGACCAACACCGCTGCTCTGGTCTCGGTGATTTACCATATCTACAAGCACCCGGCAGTCTTGGAGAGACTGCGTGGGGAGATTGATGCTGCTGTCCCACTCAATACCGGACAGGATATCCCTCCGTATCATGCACTCGCGGCACTCCCTTACCTCCGCGCCTGTATCGACGAAGGTCTACGCATCCAGCCCGCCTCAACCCAGGGCTTCCCTCGAGTTGTGCCGAAAGGCGGGCGTATGATTGCAGGGCGTTTCGTAGAAGAAGGCGTGACAGTCTCG GTGCCCACATATACCCTCCTCCAAGACCCGACAGCCTTCGAAAACCCCTTCGAATATAACCCCAGCCGGTGGCTTACCGGTGATAAATCCAAGCTGCACGCCGCGTTCTACCCCTTCAGTCATGGTCCGCGCGCCTGCATTGGTCGGAATATATCGTATTTTGAACATGTCCTGGCCGTTGGCACGATTGTGAGGCTTTTTGACATTGAGTTGCTGAATGAGCTTGTGACGATTGAGCGGTTTAATGGGAATCCGGGGGAATTGTttgggatggtgaagaggagggtgggTTTACAGCAGCAATAG
- a CDS encoding O-methyltransferase (COG:Q;~EggNog:ENOG410Q1GX;~InterPro:IPR002935,IPR029063;~PFAM:PF13578,PF01596;~go_function: GO:0008171 - O-methyltransferase activity [Evidence IEA]) — MLFSALLAGAFAVGIISVFFPNLNPLNTISPSTSPSNPNLTHLREHISAQTQDPSALKNNPRALMSTIEDYADKRGHLMIFRKGKLDIVHEVLRSMPTPPKVIVEFGTYVGQSALGWGVILKEIHGGDCDGDGVKEKGCKVYTFEQNPELVKMSREVIELAGLSDIVTVIEGTAAEGLRGLVAGGRVQPGSVDMVFIDHWEKYYLPDLRVCEELGVLRMGSLVVADNTDKPGAPTYLEYVRAGGVEGGVRYETKTYQSVAERQGAPSAVEISTVVDLGGK; from the exons ATGCTCTTCTCAGCTCTACTCGCCGGTGCATTTGCAGTCGGGATCATCTCTGTGTTCTTCCCG AACCTCAACCCTCTAAACACCATATCCCCCTCCACTTCCCCCTCAAACCCGAACCTCACCCATCTCCGCGAGCATATATCCGCTCAAACTCAAGACCCCTCAGCGCTGAAGAACAACCCCCGGGCCCTAATGTCCACTATCGAAGACTACGCAGATAAAAGAGGGCACCTGATGATCTTCCGCAAGGGAAAGCTGGATATTGTGCATGAGGTCTTACGTTCCATGCCGACGCCGCCGAAGGTTATTGTTGAGTTTGGGACTTATGTGGGACAGTCGGCGCTTGGGTGGGGGGTTATCCTGAAGGAGATTCATGGGGGGGAttgtgatggtgatggtgtgaaggagaagggatGTAAGGTTTATACCTTTGAGCAAAACCCCGAGCTTGTGAAGATGTCTAGGGAGGTTATTGAGCTTGCCGGGTTAAGTGACATTGTGACTGTTATCGAGGgcacggcggcggaggggcTTAGGGGTTTAGTTGCGGGGGGACGAGTCCAGCCTGGGAGCGTGGATATGGTGTTTATTGATCACTGGGAGAAGTACTATCTGCCCGATTTGAGGGTTTGTGAGGAGCTGGGGGTTTTGAGGATGGGGTCGTTGGTTGTGGCGGATAATACGGATAAGCCGGGGGCGCCGACGTATTTGGAGTATGTTAGGGCTGGTGGGGTGGAAGGGGGCGTGAGGTATGAGACGAAGACGTATCAGAGTGTGGCGGAGAGGCAGGGGGCACCG AGTGCGGTTGAGATTAGCACGGTTGTTGATTTGGGTGGGAAGTGA
- a CDS encoding glycoside hydrolase family 28 protein (CAZy:GH28;~COG:G;~EggNog:ENOG410PMNA;~InterPro:IPR000743,IPR012334,IPR006626,IPR011050;~PFAM:PF00295;~SECRETED:SignalP(1-19);~go_function: GO:0004650 - polygalacturonase activity [Evidence IEA];~go_process: GO:0005975 - carbohydrate metabolic process [Evidence IEA]), whose product MYKLLGSFAVASLASGAIASPADPAITASPSLNKRADSCTFSGEDGAASASASQASCATITLSDVAVPSGTTLDLSDLEDDTTVIFEGTTTWGYKEWEGPLLQIKGKGITVKGASGAKLNADGARWWDSEGSNGGKTKPKFFAAHSLSDSSITDLYIENTPVQAVSINGCDGLTVTDMTIDNSAGDSGGGHNTDGFDIGSSNNVEIKGAKVYNQDDCVAVNSGTQITFSGGTCSGGHGLSIGSVGGRDDNTVDTVTFEDSTVTKSDNGIRIKAKSGESGEIKGVTYSGITLESINKYGILIEQNYDGGDLHGDPTSDLPITGLTVENISGSGAVASDGHNIAIVCGSSGCSDWTWSGVEVSGGEDYDDCQNVPSVASCSA is encoded by the exons ATGTACAAGCTTCTCGGTTCTTTTGCTGTCGCCTCTTTGGCATCTGGTGCCATTGCCTCGCCGGCCGACCCTGCCATCACTGCGTCGCCGTCGTTGAACAAGCGGGCTGATTCTTGCACCTTCTCTGGTGAGGATGGCGCTGCCTCTGCCAGTGCCTCGCAGGCCTCATGCGCTACCATTACCTTGTCCGATGTTGCAGTTCCCTCTGGCACTACCCTTGACCTGAGCGACCTTGAGGACGACACCACT GTCATCTTCGAGGGCACCACCACCTGGGGCTAcaaggaatgggaaggccctctcctccaaatcaagggcaagggcatCACCGTCAAGGGGGCCTCCGGCGCAAAGCTGAACGCCGACGGAGCCCGCTGGTGGGACTCTGAGGGCAGCAACGGCGGCAAGACGAAGCCCAAGTTCTTCGCCGCGCACTCGCTGTCCGACTCCAGCATCACGGACTTGTACATTGAAAACACGCCCGTGCAGGCCGTCAGCATCAACGGCTGCGATGGCCTGACCGTCACCGATATGACCATTGACAACTCCGCCGGTGACAGCGGTGGCGGCCACAACACTGATGGCTTCGACATTGGCTCTAGCAACAATGTCGAGATCAAGGGTGCGAAGGTGTACAACCAGGATGACTGCGTTGCCGTCAACTCTGGTACCCAGATTACCTTCAGCGGTGGTACTTGCTCTGGAGGCCACGGTCTGTCGATTGGCAGTGTTGGTGGCCGTGACGACAACACCGTTGACACTGTTACTTTTGAGGACTCGACAGTGACCAAGTCGGACAACG GTATCCGCATCAAGGCCAAGTCCGGCGAGTCCGGTGAAATCAAGGGCGTGACCTACTCCGGCATCACCCTCGAGTCCATCAACAA GTACGGTATCCTCATCGAACAAAACTACGACGGCGGCGACCTCCACGGAGACCCAACTTCCGACCTTCCCATCACCGGTCTGACCGTCGAGAACATCTCTGGCTCCGGCGCTGTCGCCTCGGACGGCCACAACATCGCCATTGTCTGCGGCAGCTCTGGCTGCTCTGACTGGACTTGGTCTGGTGTTGAGGTCTCTGGTGGTGAGGACTATGATGACTGCCAGAACGTTCCTAGCGTTGCGTCTTGCTCTGCTTAG
- a CDS encoding uncharacterized protein (COG:S;~EggNog:ENOG410PW8R;~InterPro:IPR036864,IPR007219,IPR001138;~PFAM:PF00172,PF04082;~go_function: GO:0000981 - DNA-binding transcription factor activity, RNA polymerase II-specific [Evidence IEA];~go_function: GO:0003677 - DNA binding [Evidence IEA];~go_function: GO:0008270 - zinc ion binding [Evidence IEA];~go_process: GO:0006351 - transcription, DNA-templated [Evidence IEA];~go_process: GO:0006355 - regulation of transcription, DNA-templated [Evidence IEA]) produces the protein MGNARKRVQRRSLSCARCRHRKIMCDALSPACSACVEADAPCLAWNAATKATAPRSIARYLEERIAALETEITEPVESQTLEDPGSSTLVAVSNSIVGNVLSDSTPSFLGLVKDSCLAGCVAVQTEIPSVHLANAVSDLNENHPRAIVNQQASILSPTSVPPRVADFLLFTYTTGIIHQFPILSEKEGRSAFDAVLPIGYSDPNYNSRSVYVVSLIMAISLSTAARNKLARAQSLATALFKNAMLNISAVLTNDLAGLQALLLLIQYTFLNPTVGNLWLLTGISSEACIEYGLNQELHAQDGTDMDRRRRIFWCAWEMEIAVSAAFRRPIRILNKYINVSFPSPTSSAAPLAIPSIAIFVWRFRQLEAELISILHLNNPLPPDASSLESWMEDMANKAQHWAQQVQHSASQSQCPSTMSQWAEMVLYADIAYHYCLVLLYGPSNRVKEPTRPNLICAFRASVQVAISYWEQANSEFGRIKYTFHTCYHTFSAAVVFLSVLRSCQSEITQLYTLDEVQECANRFMCLLSSIGERWPAAARCLEEYDHLLEPIMKSYSDLFLLSQQQQSDPDPFLPVGQYAEAFDVMDYESFIHIFNPPQEVEDPLLASPAVVPFDWDVEFEFGMDGLLDIV, from the exons ATGGGTAACGCCAGAAAACGGGTGCAGCGACGCAGCCTGTCGTGTGCGAGATGCAGACACAGAAAGATTATG TGCGATGCCTTATCGCCCGCATGCTCTGCTTGTGTCGAGGCCGATGCTCCCTGCCTGGCTTGGAATGCTgccaccaaagccaccgcACCACGCAGTATCGCCCGGTATTTGGAAGAGCGCATTGCCGCTCTAGAGACAGAGATTACCGAGCCTGTTGAAAGCCAGACACTGGAAGACCCGGGTTCCTCTACGCTGGTGGCAGTGTCCAACTCCATCGTCGGCAACGTCTTGAGCGACAGCACACCCTCGTTTCTCGGTCTTGTAAAGGACAGCTGTTTGGCTGGATGCGTAGCTGTCCAGACTGAGATCCCTTCTGTTCATCTTGCCAACGCTGTCTCTGATCTGAATGAAAACCATCCACGGGCTATTGTGAACCAGCAAGCGTCTATCCTGTCGCCCACATCCGTGCCACCTCGAGTCGCCGATTTCCTTTTGTTCACCTACACCACTGGTATAATTCACCAGTTCCCTATTCTGTccgagaaggaggggagATCGGCTTTCGACGCTGTACTCCCTATAGGGTACAGTGATCCTAATTATAATTCTCGAAGCGTATACGTCGTCAgcctcatcatggccatctcgCTCTCGACTGCAGCAAGGAATAAGCTTGCGCGGGCCCAGTCTCTTGCAACAGCGTTGTTTAAAAATGCAATGCTCAATATTTCCGCTGTTCTCACCAATGACCTTGCTGGCCTCCAGGCCCTTCTCCTGTTAATCCAATATACCTTTCTCAATCCCACCGTCGGCAACCTGTGGCTACTCACCGGAATCTCCAGCGAAGCCTGCATCGAGTACGGCCTGAACCAGGAACTACATGCTCAGGACGGTACGGACATGGACCGTCGACGGCGGATCTTCTGGTGTGCGTGGGAAATGGAAATCGCCGTCAGCGCGGCGTTTCGTCGACCGATCAGGATCCTCAACAAGTACATCAACGTCTCCTTCCCCAGCCCTACATCCTCTGCAGCACCACTCGCCATTCCCTCCATTGCAATATTTGTCTGGCGCTTCCGACAGCTCGAAGCCGagctcatctccatcctgcATCTAAACAACCCGCTCCCACCCGACGCCAGCTCGCTCGAATCCTGGATGGAAGACATGGCAAACAAAGCCCAGCACTGGGCACAGCAGGTCCAGCACTCTGCATCCCAGAGCCAGTGCCCATCGACCATGTCGCAATGGGCCGAAATGGTCCTCTACGCAGACATCGCATACCACTACTGTCTCGTTCTACTCTACGGCCCCTCAAACCGAGTCAAAGAGCCAACGAGGCCGAATCTCATCTGCGCCTTTAGAGCCAGCGTGCAAGTCGCCATCAGCTACTGGGAACAGGCCAATTCCGAATTCGGACGCATCAAATATACGTTTCATACATGCTACCATACCTTCTCCGCGGCGGTGGTGTTTCTAAGTGTCCTCCGCAGCTGCCAGTCCGAGATCACACAGCTCTACACCCTCGACGAAGTGCAGGAATGCGCGAACCGGTTCATGTGTCTTCTTTCATCTATTGGCGAGCGGTGGCCTGCTGCAGCGCGCTGTCTCGAGGAGTATGACCATCTTCTCGAGCCGATTATGAAATCGTATTCCGATCTTTTCCTGCTgtcacagcagcagcaaagtgACCCCGATCCGTTCCTGCCAGTGGGCCAGTATGCGGAGGCATTTGACGTGATGGATTATGAGAGTTTTATACACATCTTTAACCCGCCGCAGGAGGTAGAGGATCCGTTGCTTGCCTCTCCGGCTGTGGTTCCGTTTGATTGGGATGTGGAGTTTGAGTTTGGAATGGATGGGTTGTTGGATATTgtataa